TACCTATAAAGCTGTGCAACGCTCGGCTAATGCGGTTGCGGTAGGTCCGGTTTTACAAGGTCTAAATAAACCCGTGAATGATCTCAGTCGCGGCTGCACCGTAGCCGATATTGTTAATACGGTCGTTATTACCGCCATTCAAGCACAGGAAGCTAAGGCATGAGTTTAAATATCCTAGTGCTCAATGCCGGAAGTTCCTCTATTAAATATCAGGTGTTCGATATGAGTACTCAACAAGTACTCATTAAGGGCTTAATAGATCGCATTGGTGAGATAGGTAGCACTATTCCTAATCACCACGCCGCATTAGAACAGATTGTGGCACAACTCCATCAAGCCCACTTACCGATTCAAGCGATAGGTCATCGTGCAGTACATGGGGGCGAGGCGTTTCATGATGCAGCCTTAATTACGCCAGACGTTATGGCAGCGATGCGCCAAATGATCCCCCTAGCGCCTTTACATAATCCGGCTAATTTAGAAGGCATTGAGGTAGCGCAACGCTTATTTCCTGATTTGCCACAAGTGGCGGTATTTGACACTGCCTTTCACCAAACTATGCCACCTGTTGCCTATCGCTATGCCGTGCCAACAGCTTTGTATGAGCAGCATCAAGTTAGACGTTATGGATTTCATGGTACTTCGCACCAATATGTTGCTGAACAAGCTGCGCAGTACCTGCAACAACCTTTGCATACTCTCAATCTAATCACGCTGCATTTAGGTAATGGCTGTAGTGCCACTGCTATTGAGCAAGGTAAGAGTATTGATACCTCAATGGGTTTAACCCCCTTAGAGGGTTTAGTGATGGGTACGCGTTGCGGTGATATTGATCCCGCCTTGCATTTTTATCTCAGCCGTGAACTCAATATGTCACCTCAAGACCTTGAGGCATTATTGAATAAGCAAAGTGGCTTAAAAGGTATTTGTGGTGTAGGGGATATGCGCGAAATCCAACGCTTAGCGGCTGAGGGCGATGAAAACGCTCAGCTTGCCGAAGCCTTGTTTGCTTATCGCGTCAAAAAATATATTGGGGCTTATTACGCTGTGTTAGGCACGGTGGATGCCATCATTTTCACTGGTGGCATTGGCGAAAACTCTCCACGCATTCGAGCCTTGAGTTGTGCAAAATTACAAGGGCTAGGCATTGAATTAGACAATGAGAAAAATAGCTTAGCTAGCAAAGGGATAAGCGCGTGCCATAGTGCCAACAGCCGTGTCAAAGTATTGGTTATACCTACTAATGAAGAGTTAGCCATTGCCCGCCACACGCTAAAATTCTTATAACCTCAACCATTACTCATTAAACAGTGAGTGTTCTACCACTGTTTAATGATAACTAGCCTATCGCTTAGCCATTGGATTTTTATCCAAGCTAAGCACTTCTCAATGGCTCATTCAAATATAGATTAAACCATTATAAGGTATTGTTATACTGAGGACTATTGCTACTCTTTAGGGAATCATACATGACCTTTAAACAACTAAAACGCAGGGTCAAGCGATTATTACGCTTTAGCAATGATGTGCGGCACGGTTGGATATTCCGCTGGGTAAAACATAAAACACCTGAGGCTCAATATGTGTTTCAGGGTCTTATCCCAGCAGCAGCGAAAGCAAGGACTGTAAGGCTACTTGTCCGCGTTTCCTGATGTTGTGCAAATACTCAAAGAAAGCGAGGTAACACGGTAGCTTTTCTTGTGAGATCCCCCGATGAGGTCGTAACCATGAGCGCAACAGTGACCAAAAACCTTCCATTGTGTTGACGTGAACTTCATGGAAACCGTCACCATCTTCATCACGGGCATATTCGCCTGCACCATGATGGACGGTTTTATGGGCATAGCCCCATTCTTCCAATCGGCTGTAAATGTTGTACTCATCGGTGTACACCAGCGTACCTGCTGCCACCGTTGCCACAATCAGCGGCTTGATCGTCGCCTGTTTCACATTCGCCAGCATACGGATCACGACTTCCCGGAACGCTGGATCATGCCGAAAATGGGGGGGGTGTCCTTTTCCAGTGTCCCACGCCCCGGCGCACCTTTCAGGGCGCGGCGGCGACCTTCACGCCCAGCATCCGCGACGGCTTCGGGGTTTCCCTTGTGTCCAGCCTTGACATAAACCTCATCAAATTCAACATTCCCCAACAGGGTTACTGGCGTTTTTTTTCTCGACACCGCGCCGTAACTGTTCCGTCATCGCCTGCGTATCATCCTTGTTCAACCCCAATTCGCGGGCGATTTGTTGGTTGGATAGGTTCAACGACATCAGATAAAGACACAGCACCCACACCTTCAGCGGCTGATGGTAGTTTCAAACACGGTTCCTGTCAGGTCATCAAAACGCTTGTCGCAGCGTTTGCACTGGTAACGTCGCCGCTCCGGTTGGGTGCCGTCCTTACCCCTACGAATAGTTTCAGGTGAGCCGCAATGCGGGCAGGTCACCTTATCAGGCCAACGCAGGCTGCGGATTTGCTCGAAACAGGCGGCATCACTGGTTAGGCTGGAAATACTGATGAGTCGGGTCATGAATCCTCTCCTTGGCTATCGGAAATGGCTACTTTCACCGCTATCTGTGGCGTTTGCAATGCAGGGGAAAGCAAGACCCCGAAACATATATTGAGCCACACCTGATTTAAGCGCTTATCCCCATTATATTGAGCTAGTACAAACCATTATGCCTTCTGCGCTGATGGAGAATAAAATTCACAATATTAGTCTCGGCTCTGCACAACTGCACTTGTTGCTCTGGCAACCTAAAGCGATTTTATCGTTTTGGCAGGTATTGGGCGAAGCGTCACAACAGCGTGGCTATCGAGCAGGACGTAATATTATCGCAGGTCGATTGCAGCAGGATTTTGGCGGGGGGTTATGTCAACTTTCGAGTATTTTATATCACTTAGCATTATTGGCTAATCTTACTATTCTTGAGCGCCACCACCATTCACTCGATATTTATCAAGAACATGAGCGTTTTACGCCCTTAGGCTCTGATGCTACGGTGGTGTTTGGTTATAAAGATTTACGGGTAGAGAATAGTTTAGATCAAACTTTAGTATTGTGGCTGCAAGTGGTGGGCACTACTTTGACAGCACGGCTATATGCAGCACAACCTTTGACTACTCAAACCCTAGTCTTTGAGCGCGAATATAAGAACCAGCAAGTGACGGTGCGGGCGCGAGATGCAGAGGGGCAAATAGTGGCATTATCTTGTTATAACGTAGCATCTTAAGCAACAAATTTAATGCTAAAAAATTAGCAAAATGATAATTATCATACAACTTCTGGATGCGCTTGATTAGAGTAAACCCTTTAGCAATGTGTAATGCACCTCAAGGACTCAATGATGCGTAAATTAGCCGCTCTTATTTCTATCTTAGCATTAGGTTGGATAGTTTCAGCTCAAGCTGATGATATTGCAGATGGCGCAAAGCTCTATATCGACAAAGCCTGTATTACCTGTCATGGCGAAAATGGTAGTAAACCATTGATTCCAGCTTATCCTAAATTAGCGGGACAAAATGCGGATTATGCCACTCCTCTGTACACGACAATTCGCTTAACTCATTGAATCTTTTTCAAAAGAAAATCGCCTGAGTTTCATCCGTCCATCCTCGATCGCCATGAATTGTGGTGGACAAAGGAACAGAAGCAGCAGCCTAAGCCTATCCACTTTTTCCCGTACCCTTCCATTCAATAAATCGGTCAAGTAGTCCAAGCCGTAACGGAAGACACTTTGCTCTTTGCGTCCATGTTTTTCGTCTTCAAAGGCTTGACGGCTTTTTCCTTCCATTCGCCGACTTTGTGCGCCCAACAGAAGCCAATGGCAAGCAACGCCATCATCTTTTTGATGCGAGGGGTTTGGTGAAGTGAGTGGCTTCCATGTGAAAACCACGCCCTTTCAAGCATTGGAACAGGTTTTCAATTTCCCAACGTAGCCGATAAGTGCCAATGGGATCAGCCGTGTAGTGGTTGCTGGCGATAATCAACAACTCACCACTGGGCAGCTTTGAGCCACTGAGCCAAACCCATTCCCCGCTAACGTCGCGACGGTGACGGAGAACGCGCCGTTTACCCGGCTTGAGGTTGGCAAACAGCGAGCGGACATGCGCCTCTTTTTGTGTTTGTCGGTCATCAACTGATTACCCTTGATACGAATCAAGTAGGGAATCTCTTTGGAAGACAACCACTTCCACCATTGACCACCAATAAACTCACGGTCAGCCAACACACCCAAGATGTTGTTGCGCCCGAATTGGCTGATAAATCGTTGCAGCAGGGCAATACGTTCACGTTGGTTAGAATTACCGCGTTTGTTCAACACCATCCAGTAAACGGGGATAGCCGCACCTTGGTAAACAACCGCCAAAGTCAGGAGATTGAGGTTGGATTTGCCCCATTTCCAGTTGGTTCTGTCGAGTGTGAGGTAGTATTGTTGACCACTAAAGGCGAACATTCCCATAAGAAAATGGGCAATGTCATTGTAATTAAAGAACACTTGGCTAAAAAAGCGTTGCATCCGTCGATAGCGGGAACCAATGTCGGTGTCAGAATCTATGTGTACCGCCAACAACGCCAAATTCATTTGTCGCGCACTCAGCAAAGTATGCAGCATTCCCACAAAACAATCCAAACGGGGCTTGCCCCAACTCAAGTGGGCTTTTAAACTGTCACGTAGTCCATCGCTCAGATCCATTTTGCTCTCCTGTGTGGTAACTAGAGAGTAAAACATAGGAGCGGTGGACTTTCACCATCTCCATGACAAACATGCTAAATCAATAAGTTAGTGGTTTTGTCGTGTACAGAGATGCCACTCAGCAAATGAAAGATATTAAAAGCGGCGCACGTAACAATGGTCAAACGGCAGCCATGAAAGCCCTTGTAGCGGCTGTAACAGATGAAGAGTTTGCGAAAATTGCTAAATATTTAGAAGCTCAAGGTGGTGCAGCACCCGCAGCAGCTCCTGCGGTAAGTACGGAAGCGCCTGCGGCAGCTCCAGCCGCTGAACCTGCCAAATAATCAAGCACTTGAGAATACTCTAATCAATAAAGGGAAACGTGTGCTTCCCTTTATTGGTTAAGCGCTAGCATTCGCGTAATTAACTGCTTAATACTCCCCACGCTTTAATTTATTAATTGGTAAAGTCTCTTGATTGCGCATTACATGGGCTATAACAGTAGCTAGTAATAAAGCACTACAGATTAAGGCAAATAAGCCTACCGCCGTACTGGCACTCCATTGGTTTACGGCTACTGCAATAAAACCCCAAATCCCAACTAACGAGGCTTCACGCATATTGCGATGTTGTGTCCACAATAAATAAGCCGTAGTAATGGCTGCTAATGCCAAGATTGCCCACGTTTCGGCATTAAAAACGGGTGGAGTTAAAAAGGCTGAACTCAATAACGCGGCGATATTTAAAGGTAACGCTAAAGTAATCCAACCGATATAAATACAAATCGGCCACCAAACCCAAAAAATGACTTTTACCGGAGCATCCCACAGCTCTAGGCGCAAACACTGTACTAATTGGAATAAAGCAGCAAATAGCGCCATCATGATTAGCACCGACAGACCAATCTCATTATTGACCCAAGCGATAATCCACAAGGCATTCAATACATTACTCAGGGCAAACCAAATCGAGGCAGGCTCTAATGATTGTGAATCATCACCTTGCTGATGGGATTGCCATTGATAGACTAAAAAGCCAATCAGCAGCAGATAAATCAAACTCCAAATACTAAACGCATAACCCGCTGGTGTGAGTAAAGTGTGATAGTGAGCACTAATCTCGGCAACCGTAGCCCCTAACCAGCCTAGGTTGCCTGCAATATTCATCAGGATCATGAATACAAACGTGGCTATATTGAGCCACAACAGAGTGTTGTTATTAAGCTTCATGGTGGTACCTGTACAAAGTTATTAAATTTACCTAAATACCTACTAATCATAAGCTTTTTTCAGGAATTATCACCTCATTATTCTAATAAACATCTTATGCACTATAGCTAAAAGCCTAGCCTAGCTAGACTTTTAAAAGGTAGCACTAAACCACTCAATCGTTAAATCAGCTCTAGCTGTGTCAGGCATTGGGTAATTTCTGCTTTAGTAGCAGCACTTAGCGGAACCATAGGCAAGCGTACCTCATCAGTACATAAACCTAATAAAGAAGCTGCGTATTTGGGTCCACTAGGATTAGGTTCGCGGAATAGAGCTTGATGTAAGGGTACTAGACGCTCGTGTATCGCTAATGCTTGACGGTAATCACCCTGAGTACAAGCGGTTTGTAATTGGGCACAGAGTTGTGGAGCAATATTAGCCGTCACCGAAATACAGCCCTTTCCTCCTAAAGCGTTATAAGCGACTGCATTCATATCATCACCAGATAAATAGGCAAAAGGCTTTTTGATCAGTTGGCGTTCTTGGCTAATCCGCGTGATGTCACCTGTTGCATCTTTCACACCCACCACTCTAGGCAAGGCTGCAATACGCGCCATCGTATCGGCTTTAATATCCACTACTGCACGCGGAGGAATGTTGTACACAATAATAGGTAGGTCGGTATTATCATGTAGGTATTTGAAATGCTGGTATAAACCCTCTTGTGAGGGACGATTATAATAACCTGCTACACAAAGCACAGCGCTTGCCCCCTGTGCTTGGGCATAGTGAGCATAATGCACGGCTTCAATCGGATTATTAGAGCCAGCACCCGCAATCACTGGAATGCGCCCCGCTGTCTCTTCAATCACGATGCGTACTACTGCCTCATGTTCGGCTGCACTTACGGTTGAGGACTCACCCGTTGTCCCCATAGGAATCAAGCCATTAGTACCTTGGGCAATATGCCAATTCACCATTTTCCGTAATGCAGTTTCGTCTACCTGACCGTCACGAAATGGGGTAATCAGTGCTACATATGAACCACTAAACATTGCTTTGTCCTTTCAATTACTAAATTAACGGCAAAAAAAAAGCCTGACCTCGTGTGCTGCGGTCAGGCTTTTTTTGCATTGGAGCATTATTAAATGCGCAAGCTACCCATCACCGCAGGTCATGCAGCGTTTGTGCTTCTTCACTGATAGGGTAGCTAAGAGGACAAACATCGGGTTAGTTCAAACATTTAAATAAAGGGCTTGGAGTATAGGCGAAAGTATCAAGGTTTGGCTATCAGAAATACCCAATAGTGCATCGTATTACCTCAGGTTTATTCAATGCCTCAATTATGAGAGGCTTAAGCCTTTAGCGCTAACCCAAACACTTGCTATCGCATACGCCGTTTGGACTAAATTAAGGTCAGTTTCGGGAATGGCCTCTTCCAAACTCATAGTACGGGGGCAAATACTAAAGGCGGCATCAATCCCTAATGTTTTTAATTGTGCTAAATCCGCAGTCAAAGCTCCCGCTACGGCTATTACAGGCACACCATAACGCTTCGCCCGCTTTGCCACACCTAAAGGCGTTTTACCATACAAAGTTTGCTGATCTAACCGTCCTTCTCCGGTAACCACTAAATCAGCCTCTTTCACTAACTCATCAAATTGCATAGCGTCTAAAATCAGCTCAATGCCAGACTTTAATTCTGCATTAAAAAACCCTAAAAAAGCGGCTCCTAATCCCCCCGCTGCACCCGCTCCGGCTACAGTGCTTACAGCTTTTCCTGTAGTTTGTCTAATCGCTTCGCCCCAATGAGTTAATGCCTGATCTAGTAGTTTGACTTGCTCAGGGTTTGCACCTTTTTGTGGTCCAAAAATAGCAGATGCCCCCGTCTCACCTGTAAGGGGATTAGTGACATCGCAGGCAACCTCAAAACGACACTCAGCAATACGTGGATCAAAGTATGCGGTATTAATAAGTGCTAATTTACTCAATGCAGCGCCACCAAACGGTAATTCATGCCCCTGAGCATCTAACAAATGCAAACCTAGTGCTTGTAGTAATCCAGCACCTCCATCATTAGTAGCACTTCCACCCAAACCAATCACAAAATGACGTAACCCTTTATCTAATGCGGCTTTGATTAGCTCACCCATACCATAGGTGGTAGTAAGCATAGGGTTGCGTAACGTAGGAGGGACTAGGTGTAAACCCGAAGCTGCGGCACACTCAATGACTGCGGTTTGACTATTGCCCAATAGACCCCATTGCGCCGTGATATGATTACCCAAGGGATCAGTTACAGCCTCAATCAATAATTGCCCCTGAGTAGCACGCACCAATGCCTCAGTTGTACCCTCGCCCCCATCCGCAACGGGTGCAAGCACTATCTCGGCATTTGGCAAAGCTAAACGCACTCCATCAGCAATCGCTGTTGCCACCGCTAAAGCACTTAAACTCTCTTTGAATGAATCAGGGGCAATCACGATTTTCATATAATAATACGCTCAATTTCAGCGACCGAAATTTCATCACTGGTACGATCATACAGCTTGGTAGTACGCGGTGATTCATGGGCGGCCATTTGTTGAGCCTTTTCCAGAGTCCCCCCATTACTTAAGTAAGTAGTAATACCCGTCCCACGAAACGAGTGATTACAGATCGGGGTTTTAATGCCTGCGGCTTCAGCACGCCGCCGTACCATGCTCCACGCGTAGACTTGACGCATAGCATTCTGGGTCATAATGCCACTCGTACCTTTAAAGGTGCGAAATAAAGGCGTACTAGGCTCACTAGCAATACCCGCCGCCTGAATATATTGATCTAAATACTGCTCTAATTGATGGTGTGCAGGCATTTCGTGATATTTGCCGCCCTTTTCATGCAGACGAATCCACCAACGTTTGCCATTGGGATAATAGTCTTGCACCTGCATCGCCAACGCTGCACCAATGCGTGCAAAGCTATACACCATCAAAGCAATCAGTGCCCGATCTCGCAGTCCAATTACTTCATCAGTGGGAATACTATCGAGTAATAAACGAGTTTCTTCGGCGGTTAAAATGGGGGTTTTACCGCGAGTAACTTGATGGCGTGGTCCGCGTACTGGATGCGCTGGATTCATAGCTAGTACTTGCCCCGTTACTAACCAATCAAACAGTGAGCGAATTGCTGCTAAATGCTGCTTAACTGTGGGTGCGGAAGTATGACGCTGAAGGGATTCAATATAGGTGGCAATATGTACCGAATTAATGGTTTCTAATATTAAGCCTTTGGAGTGCGCCCAGCTAAAAAACTGCGCAATAGCGGTATGATAGGCACGACGAGTATTGGGATTGCGAATCGTGGCGGTAAAAAACTCAATAAACCGATATTGCGCCACCTCACCCGCCTGATCAATCAGAATGGGCAAAGCATAGGCAGACGTTTGAGCAAGAGTATTAACACGGGAAACTAAGGTCATAGCGAGTTTTCATCCAATACAACTACGACCTTGATGCTAGCATTTTTTAAGTAGCCGCGTGAATTAAGGTGAACTGCCCCGCTATTAACAAATCCTCGGCAATTGCTCACCGACTAATACATCCAATAAGCGCTCCCCCCCAAATCCGGTTTTCAGTAATACTTTACCTTTTGGCGCTGCGAGTACCTCACCAATAATAGCGCTATTATCTCCATTGGGATGAGCTAACATTACCTCCAAGACTTGAGCTGCTTTGTCTTTAGGCACTACTGCTACCAATTTACCCTCATTAGCTAAATAGAGTGGATCTAAGCCTAATAACTCACACACCCCGCGCACTTCCTCGCGTATGGGCAAACTACTTTGTTCAATACGAATCCCCACCCCGCTACTGTGAGCA
The genomic region above belongs to Thiofilum sp. and contains:
- a CDS encoding acetate kinase, which codes for MSLNILVLNAGSSSIKYQVFDMSTQQVLIKGLIDRIGEIGSTIPNHHAALEQIVAQLHQAHLPIQAIGHRAVHGGEAFHDAALITPDVMAAMRQMIPLAPLHNPANLEGIEVAQRLFPDLPQVAVFDTAFHQTMPPVAYRYAVPTALYEQHQVRRYGFHGTSHQYVAEQAAQYLQQPLHTLNLITLHLGNGCSATAIEQGKSIDTSMGLTPLEGLVMGTRCGDIDPALHFYLSRELNMSPQDLEALLNKQSGLKGICGVGDMREIQRLAAEGDENAQLAEALFAYRVKKYIGAYYAVLGTVDAIIFTGGIGENSPRIRALSCAKLQGLGIELDNEKNSLASKGISACHSANSRVKVLVIPTNEELAIARHTLKFL
- a CDS encoding IS1595 family transposase is translated as MLANVKQATIKPLIVATVAAGTLVYTDEYNIYSRLEEWGYAHKTVHHGAGEYARDEDGDGFHEVHVNTMEGFWSLLRSWLRPHRGISQEKLPCYLAFFEYLHNIRKRGQVALQSLLSLLLG
- a CDS encoding transposase, producing the protein MTRLISISSLTSDAACFEQIRSLRWPDKVTCPHCGSPETIRRGKDGTQPERRRYQCKRCDKRFDDLTGTVFETTISR
- a CDS encoding VanW family protein, with product MPSALMENKIHNISLGSAQLHLLLWQPKAILSFWQVLGEASQQRGYRAGRNIIAGRLQQDFGGGLCQLSSILYHLALLANLTILERHHHSLDIYQEHERFTPLGSDATVVFGYKDLRVENSLDQTLVLWLQVVGTTLTARLYAAQPLTTQTLVFEREYKNQQVTVRARDAEGQIVALSCYNVAS
- a CDS encoding c-type cytochrome codes for the protein MMRKLAALISILALGWIVSAQADDIADGAKLYIDKACITCHGENGSKPLIPAYPKLAGQNADYATPLYTTIRLTH
- a CDS encoding transposase, translated to MDLSDGLRDSLKAHLSWGKPRLDCFVGMLHTLLSARQMNLALLAVHIDSDTDIGSRYRRMQRFFSQVFFNYNDIAHFLMGMFAFSGQQYYLTLDRTNWKWGKSNLNLLTLAVVYQGAAIPVYWMVLNKRGNSNQRERIALLQRFISQFGRNNILGVLADREFIGGQWWKWLSSKEIPYLIRIKGNQLMTDKHKKRRMSARCLPTSSRVNGAFSVTVATLAGNGFGSVAQSCPVVSC
- the dapA gene encoding 4-hydroxy-tetrahydrodipicolinate synthase, coding for MFSGSYVALITPFRDGQVDETALRKMVNWHIAQGTNGLIPMGTTGESSTVSAAEHEAVVRIVIEETAGRIPVIAGAGSNNPIEAVHYAHYAQAQGASAVLCVAGYYNRPSQEGLYQHFKYLHDNTDLPIIVYNIPPRAVVDIKADTMARIAALPRVVGVKDATGDITRISQERQLIKKPFAYLSGDDMNAVAYNALGGKGCISVTANIAPQLCAQLQTACTQGDYRQALAIHERLVPLHQALFREPNPSGPKYAASLLGLCTDEVRLPMVPLSAATKAEITQCLTQLELI
- a CDS encoding glycerate kinase, which translates into the protein MKIVIAPDSFKESLSALAVATAIADGVRLALPNAEIVLAPVADGGEGTTEALVRATQGQLLIEAVTDPLGNHITAQWGLLGNSQTAVIECAAASGLHLVPPTLRNPMLTTTYGMGELIKAALDKGLRHFVIGLGGSATNDGGAGLLQALGLHLLDAQGHELPFGGAALSKLALINTAYFDPRIAECRFEVACDVTNPLTGETGASAIFGPQKGANPEQVKLLDQALTHWGEAIRQTTGKAVSTVAGAGAAGGLGAAFLGFFNAELKSGIELILDAMQFDELVKEADLVVTGEGRLDQQTLYGKTPLGVAKRAKRYGVPVIAVAGALTADLAQLKTLGIDAAFSICPRTMSLEEAIPETDLNLVQTAYAIASVWVSAKGLSLS
- a CDS encoding tyrosine-type recombinase/integrase, which codes for MTLVSRVNTLAQTSAYALPILIDQAGEVAQYRFIEFFTATIRNPNTRRAYHTAIAQFFSWAHSKGLILETINSVHIATYIESLQRHTSAPTVKQHLAAIRSLFDWLVTGQVLAMNPAHPVRGPRHQVTRGKTPILTAEETRLLLDSIPTDEVIGLRDRALIALMVYSFARIGAALAMQVQDYYPNGKRWWIRLHEKGGKYHEMPAHHQLEQYLDQYIQAAGIASEPSTPLFRTFKGTSGIMTQNAMRQVYAWSMVRRRAEAAGIKTPICNHSFRGTGITTYLSNGGTLEKAQQMAAHESPRTTKLYDRTSDEISVAEIERIII